The window CGTCATATTGTCTAGGTTGTCATAATGAAATCGAAACCTGCCAAGGGGAAATTACGATGAGCCGAGACCTGACATTCTGGGGTAGAAGAACACAGAATAGCCTGAGAAGATATGCCACGGTGCCCCTTCGATTAATTGTGGGATATGGCTTTTTTGCACATGGAATAGCCAAATGGAATAAAGGCCCCGATGCATTCGCCGCGATCCTGTATGCGGTTCATGTGCCTGCGGCTCACCTCATGGCCTGGCTCACGATCCTTACAGAGATCTTCGCCGGACTCGCGATTCTGTGTGGCGCTTTCGTGTTCTGGGTGAGTTTTCCGGCGATCCTGCTGCTTATTGTCGCGATTCTGACCGTCCATCTGCCCTATGGATTCAGCTCCATCAAGCTGATGAAGATTGTCGATGGACGCGCACAATTTGGACCACCCGGATACGAGTGTGACCTGCTTTATGTTGCCTGCATTGTGACTCTTGTGCTGTCCGAGCCCGGTCCGTGGTCTGTCGATGCCTACCGCCTTCGCAAGGAGGGCGGTACTTTGGGCTGAGAAGCTTCCGTCTTCGAATGGCGAGCCAGGCGGGTGACGAAGCGAATGAGGTCACCACGGTACGAGAGCATCTCGTAGTCGATCGGCTTGCCGTCCGTCGTGAACGAGGTTCGCTCGATACGGAAGATTGGAGATCCTTCCGGAACGCTGAGAGCCTCCGCCACGTGTGCCGAAGCCGTTGCAGCCTCCAGACTGTATTCCGCCTCAATGAGAGGGACTCCATACTTTTCTTCAAGCAACGTGAAGATCGGCATCACTCGGAGGTCGTTGCGAACGATCTCTCTTCCGATTTCGAGAGGAAGATAAGTCTCGTCAAAGGACATTGGAATGGAGTCAGCCAGACGCACCCGTTCAATTCGAATCACGCGCGTCCCCCTGCTTATACCAAGATGCCGGGCCACCCCTACACTTGCGGCAACCTCACTCTGACTTATCACACGGGCTGAAGCCTTGCGTCCCTGGGTATTCATGTCTTCTACAAACCCGGTCAACCTGGTCAACTCGTGTGAGAACCTTGGCGCAAGCACAAACGTACCGAGTCCCCTCCGAATCTCGACAATGCCTCGTTGGGTGAGGTTTTGCACTGCGCGACGGACTGTAATCCGACTTACACCAAAGCGGGCCAGCAACTCGTCTTCGGATGGAAGCCGATCGCCAGCCTGATAATCTCCTCGCGCGATCTCGGAAGCAAGAACCTCTTCGACCTTTCCATAGAGCGGAGCGTC is drawn from Acidicapsa acidisoli and contains these coding sequences:
- the phnF gene encoding phosphonate metabolism transcriptional regulator PhnF, which encodes MADAPLYGKVEEVLASEIARGDYQAGDRLPSEDELLARFGVSRITVRRAVQNLTQRGIVEIRRGLGTFVLAPRFSHELTRLTGFVEDMNTQGRKASARVISQSEVAASVGVARHLGISRGTRVIRIERVRLADSIPMSFDETYLPLEIGREIVRNDLRVMPIFTLLEEKYGVPLIEAEYSLEAATASAHVAEALSVPEGSPIFRIERTSFTTDGKPIDYEMLSYRGDLIRFVTRLARHSKTEASQPKVPPSLRRR
- a CDS encoding DoxX family protein, whose translation is MPLRLIVGYGFFAHGIAKWNKGPDAFAAILYAVHVPAAHLMAWLTILTEIFAGLAILCGAFVFWVSFPAILLLIVAILTVHLPYGFSSIKLMKIVDGRAQFGPPGYECDLLYVACIVTLVLSEPGPWSVDAYRLRKEGGTLG